The DNA segment CGTTTGTCTTCGATGAGCAATACAACACATTCCACAAGTACGGCTATGCCGCGGATCCCTCAGCTTCCGAAGGTAATAATTATGTTGGCGATTTGGATGCTTTGCAGAAAAATAATGGCATTTCAGTATATAATATCCCACAACAtgagcaaaagaaaagaaaaattgagAAAAAGAATGAAGCTGAGGAGGATGCTGATGGGGCTGGGGCTCAGAATGTAGACAAGGTAGAAATTGAAAATCCTGCTACCGATGCGTGGTTGATGAAGAATAGGAAGAGTCCATGGGCAGGTAAGAAGGAGGGTTTGCAAGCGGAACTGAGCGAAGAGCAGAAGAAATATGCAGAGGAGTACgcgaagaagaaagaagataaAGGTGTTGAAAAAGGAGAGGCTGTTGCTGATAAGAGCACTTTTCACGGTAAGGAAGAGAAAGATTATCAGGGAAGATCGTGGATTGCACCGCCCAAAGATGCTAAAGCTACTAATGATCATTGTTATATACCGAAGAGGCTTGTGCATACATGGAGTGGGCATACAAAGGGGGTTTCTGCAATTAGGTTTTTCCCCAAACATGGTCATTTGATTCTTTCGGCTGGGATGGATACCAAGGTGAAGATATGGGATGTGTTCAATTCAGGCAAGTGTATGAGAACTTACATGGGTCACGCAAAGGCTGTCAGGGATATTTCCTTTTGTAATGACGGGACCAAGTTTCTGAGTGCTGGATATGACAAGAATATTAAGTATTGGGATACAGAGACTGGGCAAGTTATCTCCAGCTTTTCCACGGGGAAGATCCCATATGTTGTTAAACTCAACCCTGATGATGATAAGCAAAATATATTGTTAGCGGGTATGAGTGATAAGAAAATTGTGCAGTGGGATATGAATACAGGGCAGATTACTCAGGAGTATGATCAGCATTTGGGTGCTGTAAATACCATTACTTTTGTGGACAATAATAGGAGATTTGTCACTTCAAGTGATGATAAATCACTTCGTGTGTGGGAATTTGGAATCCCCGTTGTTATCAAGTATATTAGTGAACCTCACATGCATTCTATGCCTGCAATTTCTGTTCATCCCAACACAAATTGGCTTGCTGCACAGAGTTTGGATAACCAGATTCTTATTTACAGTACCAGGGAAAGGTTTCAGTTGAATAAGAAGAAGAGGTTTGCAGGGCATATCGTTGCAGGTTATGCTTGCCAAGTTAATTTCTCACCAGATGGACGGTTTGTTATGTCAGGAGATGGTGAGGGTAAGTGCTGGTTTTGGGACTGGAAGAGTTGTAAGGTCTTCAGAACTCTCAAGTGTCATGAGGGAGTGTGCATTGGGTGTGAGTGGCATCCACTAGAGCAAAGTAAAGTGGCAACTTGTGGCTGGGATGGTCTTATTAAGTACTGGTAAGTAATTTCCCACACCACACTTTTCATGCTAAATAACATTTTGCCTTTTGTGCATTTCTTTTAAAACTGCTAATTCATATGTATTTGTCTGTTTGTATAATCTGAACTATATGGAAGTTATAGATATCTAGGTTATGATAGCAGGGGAGCGCTTATTTGTCATAAAAATTAGAAcaattcaaaatataaaaaggTTTTTGCACATGGAAGAAAATGATTTGATTCTTTCAGTTGTCATCTCGTCTCAGCTTGATTTTTCTTCCTTAACATGCTCGAAATCCATGGTCATCATGGATTTATCTATTGGAATTTTATGTATTTGAGTCTTAGGATCTTGATACAGATTTGCGCTTACCATATACGGTTTATACCCATGTTCGGTGCACTGTTATGACTCGGTCAGTAATAGtatttggtttaaaattttttttaaaaaaaaaaaaaaaaactagaatgGAATGAGAATTCAGTCCTTGTTGTTTGACTCGACTGTAAGGAGAGGAAAGGTGAAAGACATATTCTTCTTAGTTGCCTTCGTGCCTTTCCCATTACATTGGCAAATAGCTGTTAGCTTATAGCttattacattagctgttagcttattatgtttttggttagctgatttgactagctaattgtgtaaacttgtttggtaaaacttagctgattgttaatagttgattgtgtaaaatgacaaataaggacaGGGTAAAGTTTTATTTGGGATTAAAGGGTAGTAAATAAGGGTAAAAATGTCCTTCAAAAGATatggagcaataagctaattgaaaaagctcataaaatgagctttttc comes from the Euphorbia lathyris chromosome 5, ddEupLath1.1, whole genome shotgun sequence genome and includes:
- the LOC136229409 gene encoding uncharacterized protein isoform X2, with protein sequence MDLLRTYEDGGKLEEHDNENPSSSPDSSPPRLLPSKSAAPKVDDTKLALTVAQVNQTLSRPIDPVQHAVAFNPTYDQLWAPILGPAHPYAKDGIAQGMRNHKLGFVEDAAIDSFVFDEQYNTFHKYGYAADPSASEGNNYVGDLDALQKNNGISVYNIPQHEQKKRKIEKKNEAEEDADGAGAQNVDKVEIENPATDAWLMKNRKSPWAGKKEGLQAELSEEQKKYAEEYAKKKEDKGVEKGEAVADKSTFHGKEEKDYQGRSWIAPPKDAKATNDHCYIPKRLVHTWSGHTKGVSAIRFFPKHGHLILSAGMDTKVKIWDVFNSGKCMRTYMGHAKAVRDISFCNDGTKFLSAGYDKNIKYWDTETGQVISSFSTGKIPYVVKLNPDDDKQNILLAGMSDKKIVQWDMNTGQITQEYDQHLGAVNTITFVDNNRRFVTSSDDKSLRVWEFGIPVVIKYISEPHMHSMPAISVHPNTNWLAAQSLDNQILIYSTRERFQLNKKKRFAGHIVAGYACQVNFSPDGRFVMSGDGEGKCWFWDWKSCKVFRTLKCHEGVCIGCEWHPLEQSKVATCGWDGLIKYW
- the LOC136229409 gene encoding uncharacterized protein isoform X1 — encoded protein: MDLLRTYEDGGKLEEHDNENPSSSPDSSPPRLLPSKSAAPKVDDTKLALTVAQVNQTLSRPIDPVQHAVAFNPTYDQLWAPILGPAHPYAKDGIAQGMRNHKLGFVEDAAIDSFVFDEQYNTFHKYGYAADPSASEGNNYVGDLDALQKNNGISVYNIPQHEQKKRKIEKKNEAEEDADGAGAQNVDKVEIENPATDAWLMKNRKSPWAGKKEGLQAELSEEQKKYAEEYAKKKEDKGVEKGEAVADKSTFHGKEEKDYQGRSWIAPPKDAKATNDHCYIPKRLVHTWSGHTKGVSAIRFFPKHGHLILSAGMDTKVKIWDVFNSGKCMRTYMGHAKAVRDISFCNDGTKFLSAGYDKNIKYWDTETGQVISSFSTGKIPYVVKLNPDDDKQNILLAGMSDKKIVQWDMNTGQITQEYDQHLGAVNTITFVDNNRRFVTSSDDKSLRVWEFGIPVVIKYISEPHMHSMPAISVHPNTNWLAAQSLDNQILIYSTRERFQLNKKKRFAGHIVAGYACQVNFSPDGRFVMSGDGEGKCWFWDWKSCKVFRTLKCHEGVCIGCEWHPLEQSKVATCGWDGLIKYWD